The following coding sequences lie in one Apium graveolens cultivar Ventura chromosome 1, ASM990537v1, whole genome shotgun sequence genomic window:
- the LOC141663933 gene encoding uncharacterized protein LOC141663933 isoform X2 translates to MDNGEERAGHLFTSENLISGYNRQKKSIPKKKYHKNIKKGSPLSDVTNIDLQPLEKGKMKVNVSGFTDPHYDFRTPLSNISNIVQSVNPNSIDGDRTNRGTILSTITTDTLNRFQQPSLVKKRNVRSIIPNLVVLCLAQRTALYYVMILKKRSKYVI, encoded by the exons ATG GATAATGGTGAAGAAAGAGCAGGGCATCTTTTCACTTCTGAGAATTTGATTAGTGGTTATAATCGTCAGAAGAAAAGTATTCCGAAGAAGAAATACCACAAGAATATCAAAAAAGGCAGTCCGCTCTCTGATGTAACGAACATTGATTTGCAGCCGTTGGAGAAAGGCAAGATGAAAGTGAATGTTTCTG GTTTCACTGATCCCCACTATGATTTCCGCACTCCTCTTTCCAATATTTCCAACATAGTTCAATCAGTTAACCCTAACTCAATAGATGGAG ACCGTACCAATCGAGGAACAATTTTATCGACTATTACAACTGATACACTCAACAGATTTCAACAACCATCTTTGGTAAAGAAGAGAAATGTAAGAAGTATCATACCGAATTTGGTCGTACTTTGTTTGGCCCAGAGGACCGCACTATATTATGTGATGATTTTGAAGAAG CGGTCCAAATATGTTATCTGA
- the LOC141663933 gene encoding uncharacterized protein LOC141663933 isoform X1 — translation MDNGEERAGHLFTSENLISGYNRQKKSIPKKKYHKNIKKGSPLSDVTNIDLQPLEKGKMKVNVSGFTDPHYDFRTPLSNISNIVQSVNPNSIDGDRTNRGTILSTITTDTLNRFQQPSLVKKRNVRSIIPNLVVLCLAQRTALYYVMILKKVNLKFEFVYLYCT, via the exons ATG GATAATGGTGAAGAAAGAGCAGGGCATCTTTTCACTTCTGAGAATTTGATTAGTGGTTATAATCGTCAGAAGAAAAGTATTCCGAAGAAGAAATACCACAAGAATATCAAAAAAGGCAGTCCGCTCTCTGATGTAACGAACATTGATTTGCAGCCGTTGGAGAAAGGCAAGATGAAAGTGAATGTTTCTG GTTTCACTGATCCCCACTATGATTTCCGCACTCCTCTTTCCAATATTTCCAACATAGTTCAATCAGTTAACCCTAACTCAATAGATGGAG ACCGTACCAATCGAGGAACAATTTTATCGACTATTACAACTGATACACTCAACAGATTTCAACAACCATCTTTGGTAAAGAAGAGAAATGTAAGAAGTATCATACCGAATTTGGTCGTACTTTGTTTGGCCCAGAGGACCGCACTATATTATGTGATGATTTTGAAGAAGGTCAATCTTAAATTCGAATTTGTATATTTGTATTGTACATAA
- the LOC141663922 gene encoding uncharacterized protein LOC141663922, whose product MTTPSLSPQHLPNPSPAGTTSSRRLPPPCWSHDETVALIDSYREKWYSLRRGNLRACHWQEVADSVALRCPNDPAKTSVQCRHKMEKLRKRYRNEIQRFSSALGRNRFHSSWLHFGRMDSMEKGPTAVALPVIKNSLEDDDDDEDIGFYPKSVRNGYALSGNGVNVGSWNRIPTRGNMVSPTPLAMYNKFDGGYTTPKTSDVANFGGFRDGSVGRFGMGNNGNRERVEVKKETDDPAMELVGAIKALGDGFVRMERMKMDMVREVEAMRMDMEVKKMEMILESQQRIMDSFVNAVSEGNSRKAKRMRSPSS is encoded by the coding sequence ATGACTACCCCTTCACTTTCACCTCAACATCTTCCAAACCCATCTCCGGCCGGGACCACCTCCTCCCGCCGCCTCCCTCCGCCCTGCTGGTCTCACGATGAAACTGTTGCGCTTATCGACTCGTATCGAGAGAAATGGTATTCTTTGCGTAGGGGGAATTTGAGGGCTTGTCATTGGCAGGAAGTGGCGGATAGTGTTGCTTTACGCTGCCCCAATGACCCTGCAAAAACTTCTGTCCAGTGTAGGCATAAGATGGAGAAGTTGAGGAAGAGGTATCGGAATGAAATTCAGCGATTCTCCTCTGCGCTTGGCAGGAATCGCTTTCATTCTTCTTGGCTGCATTTTGGGAGGATGGATTCTATGGAGAAAGGCCCTACTGCTGTTGCGTTGCCCGTCATTAAGAATTCACTTGAGGACGACGACGACGATGAGGATATCGGATTTTATCCCAAGAGTGTTAGGAATGGTTATGCTTTGAGTGGAAATGGTGTCAATGTGGGCTCTTGGAATAGGATTCCGACCAGGGGGAATATGGTTTCTCCTACTCCGCTGGCAATGTATAACAAATTTGATGGTGGCTATACTACTCCGAAGACTAGTGATGTTGCCAATTTTGGGGGTTTTAGGGATGGTAGTGTGGGAAGGTTTGGAATGGGGAACAATGGGAATAGGGAGAGGGTGGAAGTCAAGAAGGAAACTGATGATCCTGCCATGGAGTTGGTGGGGGCGATTAAGGCTTTAGGGGATGGGTTTGTAAGAATGGAGAGGATGAAGATGGATATGGTGAGGGAAGTAGAGGCGATGCGAATGGATATGGAGGTGAAGAAGATGGAGATGATTCTTGAATCGCAGCAGCGGATTATGGACTCTTTTGTGAATGCTGTTTCGGAGGGTAATAGTAGAAAGGCGAAGAGGATGAGGTCCCCCTCGTCTTAG